The following proteins are encoded in a genomic region of Mycolicibacterium rutilum:
- a CDS encoding nitroreductase, translated as MSGTAAAAANLDTVIRERRTTRRFLPDKPVPRELLDESLELAMRAPSNSNIQPWRLFLATGARRMRLGEALLRRATSGFPATAGIPESFAVLRQQLGAVVYGAMGVARDDAEGRRIAQLRNFDFFGAPMAGAVCMHRDLGHADGVAVGMFLQTLLLALTERGLATCVQVSVAHFPDVLREHLDIPDELRVLCGLGIGYADPNFPANQLRIPRNPVSANVVFLDD; from the coding sequence GTGAGCGGGACCGCCGCGGCCGCAGCCAATTTGGACACCGTCATCCGGGAACGCCGGACCACGCGAAGGTTCCTGCCGGACAAACCCGTCCCGCGGGAACTACTCGACGAGTCGCTGGAGCTGGCCATGCGCGCCCCGTCGAACTCCAACATCCAGCCGTGGCGGCTGTTCCTGGCCACCGGCGCCCGCCGCATGAGATTGGGCGAGGCGCTGTTGCGCCGTGCCACGTCGGGCTTCCCGGCGACGGCCGGCATCCCGGAAAGCTTCGCCGTGCTGCGACAACAGCTCGGTGCGGTGGTGTACGGCGCGATGGGCGTGGCCCGCGACGACGCCGAGGGCAGACGGATCGCGCAGTTGCGCAACTTCGACTTCTTCGGTGCTCCGATGGCCGGGGCGGTCTGTATGCACCGCGACCTCGGCCACGCCGACGGCGTCGCGGTGGGGATGTTCCTGCAGACGCTGTTGCTCGCCCTGACCGAACGCGGCCTGGCGACCTGCGTGCAGGTCTCGGTAGCGCACTTCCCGGATGTGCTGCGCGAGCACCTCGACATCCCCGACGAACTGCGGGTCCTCTGCGGCCTCGGCATCGGATACGCCGATCCGAACTTCCCGGCCAACCAGTTGCGGATTCCGCGCAACCCGGTCTCCGCCAACGTCGTTTTCCTCGACGACTGA
- the mnmA gene encoding tRNA 2-thiouridine(34) synthase MnmA translates to MRVLVAMSGGVDSSVAAARMVDAGHDVVGVHLALSSAPGTLRTGSRGCCSKEDAGDARRVADVLGIPFYVWDFADRFKEDVIDDFVTSYARGETPNPCVRCNERIKFSALAARAMALGFDAVATGHYARLSDGRLRRAVDADKDQSYVLAVLTAEQLRHAVFPIGDTPKPQIRDEAARRGLAVADKPDSHDICFIPSGDTRAFLGARIGVRRGAVVDAAGTKLADHDGVHGFTIGQRKGLGIAGPGPDGRPRYVTGIDPDTATVRVGAADDLDVWTLVGERPVFTSGAAPTGPIECQVQVRAHGGIGDGVAELRDGRVVVELRTPLRGVAPGQTLVLYRPDPAGDEVLGSATIAR, encoded by the coding sequence ATGCGGGTCCTGGTCGCGATGAGCGGCGGTGTCGACTCCTCGGTGGCCGCCGCCCGGATGGTCGACGCCGGCCACGACGTGGTCGGTGTGCACCTCGCGCTGTCCAGCGCGCCGGGCACCCTGCGGACGGGGTCGCGCGGATGCTGCTCGAAGGAAGACGCCGGCGACGCGCGCCGGGTCGCCGACGTGCTCGGCATCCCGTTCTACGTCTGGGATTTCGCCGACCGGTTCAAAGAGGACGTCATCGACGACTTCGTGACGTCCTACGCCCGCGGTGAGACGCCGAACCCGTGCGTGCGCTGCAACGAGCGAATCAAGTTCTCCGCGTTGGCCGCCCGCGCCATGGCACTCGGATTCGACGCGGTGGCGACCGGTCACTACGCCCGACTCTCCGACGGCAGGCTGCGCCGCGCGGTCGACGCTGACAAGGACCAGTCCTACGTGCTGGCCGTGCTGACCGCAGAACAGCTGCGGCACGCGGTGTTCCCGATCGGCGACACCCCCAAGCCGCAGATCCGCGACGAGGCCGCCCGGCGCGGCCTGGCGGTGGCCGACAAACCCGACAGCCACGACATCTGCTTCATCCCGTCGGGCGACACCCGCGCGTTCCTCGGCGCCCGGATCGGAGTCCGGCGCGGCGCCGTCGTCGACGCGGCCGGAACCAAACTCGCCGACCACGACGGCGTGCACGGGTTCACCATCGGACAGCGCAAGGGCCTCGGCATCGCCGGGCCCGGCCCCGACGGTCGGCCCCGGTACGTGACCGGAATCGACCCCGACACCGCGACGGTGCGGGTGGGCGCCGCCGACGATCTCGACGTCTGGACACTGGTCGGCGAACGCCCGGTCTTCACCTCCGGTGCGGCGCCGACCGGACCGATCGAATGCCAGGTCCAGGTGCGTGCACACGGCGGGATCGGCGACGGTGTGGCCGAATTGCGCGACGGCCGGGTGGTGGTCGAGTTGCGGACCCCGCTGCGCGGGGTGGCGCCGGGCCAGACCCTGGTGCTCTACCGCCCGGACCCCGCGGGCGACGAGGTGCTCGGCAGCGCGACGATCGCGCGCTAG
- a CDS encoding uroporphyrinogen decarboxylase/cobalamine-independent methonine synthase family protein yields MSAFAAATGIGSWPGTSAREAAEVIVGELHTLPHLVELPDRGVGADIIGRGGALLVDINIDTVPRGYRIVAGRTAVARRAASLLDEDLDAFEEAWEKAGLRGGGRTVKVQAPGPVTLAAQLELPGGHRAITDSGALRDLAASLAEGVAAHRAQLARRLDASVVVQFDEPLLPAALAGRLTGVTSLTPVHPVDEPVAMSLLDDCVAAAGGEVAVHSCASGLPWKALQGSAVQALSVDASTLVAADLDGIGEFVEAGRTVLLGVVPATAPDSLPSAEEIAKAAAAVTDRLGFARAVLTDRIGITPACGLAGAGAGWARRAIGLAQKAADAFADDPDAV; encoded by the coding sequence GTGAGTGCATTCGCCGCAGCGACCGGTATCGGTTCGTGGCCGGGAACGTCGGCGCGCGAGGCCGCCGAGGTGATCGTCGGCGAACTGCACACGCTGCCGCACCTGGTCGAACTGCCCGACCGCGGCGTCGGCGCCGACATCATCGGGCGCGGCGGTGCGCTGCTGGTCGACATCAACATCGACACCGTGCCGCGGGGCTACCGCATCGTGGCGGGGCGCACGGCGGTGGCCAGGCGAGCGGCCAGCCTGCTCGACGAGGACCTCGACGCGTTCGAGGAAGCGTGGGAGAAGGCCGGGCTGCGTGGCGGCGGTCGCACCGTCAAGGTGCAGGCACCCGGCCCCGTCACGCTGGCCGCCCAACTGGAGCTGCCCGGCGGCCACCGCGCGATCACCGACTCCGGCGCGCTGCGCGACCTGGCGGCCTCGCTGGCCGAAGGCGTCGCGGCGCACCGCGCCCAGCTGGCCCGCCGGCTCGACGCCTCGGTCGTCGTGCAGTTCGACGAACCGCTGTTGCCCGCGGCGCTGGCCGGCAGGCTCACCGGGGTGACCAGCCTGACGCCGGTGCATCCGGTGGACGAACCGGTGGCGATGAGCCTGCTCGACGATTGCGTCGCCGCTGCCGGTGGTGAGGTCGCGGTGCACAGCTGTGCGTCCGGATTGCCGTGGAAAGCGTTGCAGGGCAGCGCTGTTCAAGCGCTGTCGGTCGACGCGTCCACGCTCGTCGCGGCGGATCTCGATGGCATCGGCGAGTTCGTCGAGGCCGGGCGCACCGTGCTGCTCGGCGTCGTCCCGGCGACCGCTCCCGACTCCCTGCCGTCGGCCGAGGAGATCGCCAAGGCCGCAGCCGCGGTCACCGACCGCCTCGGGTTCGCCCGCGCGGTGCTCACCGACCGCATCGGCATCACCCCGGCCTGCGGTCTCGCCGGCGCCGGCGCCGGCTGGGCACGGCGCGCGATCGGGTTGGCACAGAAGGCGGCTGACGCCTTCGCCGACGATCCCGACGCGGTTTAG
- a CDS encoding class I SAM-dependent methyltransferase: MSAFVTGAADSRPELPLTGERTVPGLTEENYWFRRHEVVYERLAARCAGRDVLEAGCGEGYGADLIADVARRVVGLDYDESAVAHVRARYPRVEMRYGNLAELPLADGEVDVVVNFQVIEHLWDQGQFVRECLRVLRPGGTLLMSTPNRITFSPGRDTPINPFHTRELNAAELTELLTDAGFSVEAVLGVFHGSRLAELDARHGGSIIDAQIERALADAPWSEELLADVASVRTDDFDLVDAADRDIDDSLDLVAIAVRP; this comes from the coding sequence ATGAGCGCATTTGTGACCGGCGCGGCGGACAGCCGCCCGGAGTTGCCGTTGACCGGGGAACGCACCGTTCCCGGGCTGACGGAGGAGAACTACTGGTTCCGCCGCCACGAGGTGGTCTACGAGCGGCTGGCCGCCCGCTGCGCGGGTCGCGACGTCCTCGAGGCCGGGTGCGGCGAGGGGTACGGCGCCGACCTGATCGCCGACGTGGCGCGCCGCGTGGTCGGCCTCGACTACGACGAGTCGGCGGTCGCGCACGTGCGCGCCCGCTACCCGCGGGTGGAGATGCGCTACGGCAACCTCGCCGAGTTGCCGCTCGCCGACGGCGAGGTCGATGTCGTGGTCAACTTCCAGGTCATCGAGCACCTGTGGGATCAGGGGCAATTCGTGCGCGAGTGCCTGCGGGTGCTGCGGCCCGGCGGGACGTTGCTGATGTCCACGCCCAACCGCATCACCTTCTCCCCCGGCCGCGACACCCCGATCAACCCGTTCCACACCCGCGAGCTCAACGCCGCGGAGCTGACCGAACTGCTCACCGATGCCGGCTTCTCGGTCGAGGCCGTACTCGGGGTGTTCCACGGGTCGCGGCTCGCGGAACTGGACGCCCGCCACGGCGGTTCGATCATCGACGCGCAGATCGAGCGGGCGCTGGCCGATGCGCCGTGGAGCGAGGAACTGCTCGCCGACGTGGCCTCGGTGCGCACCGACGACTTCGATCTGGTCGACGCTGCCGACCGCGACATCGACGACAGCCTGGACCTCGTGGCGATCGCGGTGCGCCCGTGA
- a CDS encoding GNAT family N-acetyltransferase — protein sequence MSRASVLIAPDEIDPRRPDTTPRYTLLLSSDAALIESAQRLRHDAFTSEPGYALPGTADGLDADRFDEHCDHLLVREDTSGELVGCYRMLPPPGAIAAGGLYTATEFDVRGLDPLRPGLVEMGRAVVRADHRNGAVVLLMWAGILAYLDRCGYDYVTGCVSVPVQAPGDPAAGTQIRGVRDFVRRRHPAPAQYTVHPYRPVTVDGKSLDDIDPPTRITVPPLMRGYLRLGAQVCGDPAHDPDFGVGDFPALLDKRRADIRYLRRLRSVGAATTMAAS from the coding sequence ATGAGCAGAGCTTCTGTCCTCATCGCCCCCGACGAGATCGACCCGCGACGTCCGGACACGACGCCGCGCTACACGCTGCTGCTGTCCAGCGACGCCGCCCTCATCGAGTCCGCCCAACGGCTCCGCCACGACGCGTTCACCTCCGAACCGGGCTACGCCCTGCCGGGCACCGCCGACGGACTCGACGCCGACCGGTTCGACGAGCACTGCGACCACCTGCTGGTGCGCGAGGACACCTCCGGCGAACTCGTCGGCTGCTACCGGATGCTGCCCCCGCCCGGCGCCATCGCGGCCGGCGGGCTTTACACCGCAACCGAATTCGATGTCCGCGGACTCGATCCGCTGCGGCCCGGGCTGGTCGAGATGGGCAGAGCCGTGGTGCGTGCTGACCACCGCAACGGCGCCGTCGTGCTGCTGATGTGGGCCGGCATCCTGGCCTACCTCGACCGCTGCGGCTACGACTACGTGACCGGCTGCGTCTCGGTGCCGGTGCAGGCCCCCGGCGACCCCGCCGCCGGAACCCAGATACGCGGCGTGCGCGACTTCGTCCGCCGCCGCCACCCCGCGCCCGCGCAGTACACCGTGCACCCGTATCGCCCCGTGACCGTGGACGGCAAGAGCCTCGACGACATCGACCCGCCGACCCGCATCACCGTGCCGCCGCTGATGCGGGGGTATCTGCGGCTGGGCGCCCAGGTGTGCGGCGACCCGGCGCACGACCCGGACTTCGGCGTCGGTGACTTCCCGGCGCTGCTGGACAAGCGCCGCGCCGACATCCGGTACCTGCGCCGGCTGCGGTCGGTCGGCGCGGCCACCACGATGGCGGCCTCGTGA
- a CDS encoding sensor domain-containing protein — translation MPVEPRQLTLWCAVAALTASCSLAVEGHALRAVPGIDDDSLSPVDVETIMLDQAQMRAITGAGEHLTIIPSMDGKFPVDIDALAETTPPQCQWVFAETQTFGSEVEEFHKTTFQNPPKGGLISEGAAAYRDAPTARRAFDDLVARVDGCAATALGPMFVGDWVVGDEELQTRQANGCGRDYRVKSVVLVEVTACQFPDSVPGMIMVNILAKVPG, via the coding sequence ATGCCCGTGGAGCCGCGACAGCTGACCCTGTGGTGTGCGGTCGCGGCGCTGACGGCGAGCTGTTCCCTGGCCGTCGAGGGGCACGCGCTGCGTGCCGTTCCCGGTATCGACGACGACTCGCTGTCGCCGGTCGATGTGGAGACGATCATGCTCGACCAGGCCCAGATGCGCGCGATCACCGGGGCGGGCGAGCACCTGACGATCATCCCGAGCATGGACGGCAAGTTTCCCGTCGACATCGACGCGCTCGCCGAAACCACTCCCCCGCAATGTCAGTGGGTGTTCGCCGAGACCCAGACCTTCGGTTCCGAGGTGGAGGAATTCCACAAGACGACGTTCCAGAACCCGCCGAAGGGCGGGCTGATCTCCGAGGGTGCGGCCGCCTATCGCGACGCCCCGACGGCGCGGCGCGCGTTCGACGACCTCGTTGCGCGCGTCGACGGTTGTGCGGCAACAGCTCTGGGACCGATGTTCGTCGGCGACTGGGTGGTCGGCGACGAGGAGCTGCAAACGCGCCAGGCCAACGGGTGCGGCCGCGACTACCGGGTGAAATCGGTTGTGCTCGTTGAGGTCACCGCGTGCCAGTTTCCCGACTCGGTGCCCGGGATGATCATGGTGAACATCCTCGCGAAGGTCCCGGGCTAG
- a CDS encoding SRPBCC family protein: protein MNTDRIEKEVLLKAPLERVWRAISNAEEFGRWFGVRFDGPFEAGVPVTGVMTPTTVDAEIAKDQEPYAGLADVWHIEAVEPQRRFAYRWHPYGAEEGLDLTDEPTTLVEFILEETAEGVLLCIVESGFAALPAARRASAFEGNSQGWAAQTDLIRKYLEISERV, encoded by the coding sequence ATGAATACCGATCGTATCGAGAAGGAAGTCCTGCTGAAGGCGCCGCTGGAGCGCGTCTGGCGGGCGATCAGCAATGCCGAGGAGTTCGGCCGCTGGTTCGGGGTCCGGTTCGACGGGCCCTTCGAAGCGGGCGTGCCGGTGACCGGCGTGATGACGCCGACCACGGTCGACGCCGAGATTGCCAAGGACCAGGAACCGTACGCCGGGCTGGCCGACGTCTGGCACATCGAGGCCGTCGAACCGCAACGGCGGTTCGCCTACCGCTGGCATCCGTACGGGGCGGAAGAAGGGCTCGATCTCACCGACGAGCCCACCACGCTGGTCGAGTTCATCCTCGAAGAGACCGCCGAGGGAGTGCTGCTGTGCATCGTCGAATCCGGGTTCGCCGCGCTGCCCGCGGCGCGCCGAGCCTCGGCCTTCGAGGGCAACAGCCAGGGCTGGGCCGCGCAGACCGACCTGATCCGCAAATACCTCGAGATCAGCGAGAGAGTGTGA
- a CDS encoding cysteine desulfurase family protein, with the protein MTSHRPVYLDHAATTPMHPAAIEAMTAALATVGNASSLHGTGRTARRRMEESRETLARLLGARPSEVIFTAGGTESDNLAVKGIYWARRDADARRTRIITTPVEHHAVLDAVEWLVEHEGAEVTWLPVAADGSVSAAALRDALRAHDDVALVTVMWANNEVGTIMPIAEMAAVAAEFDVPMHSDAVQAVGQVAVDFAASGLSAMSVTAHKFGGPTGIGALLLRRDTACVSLLHGGGQERDVRSGTPNVAGAVAMAAAAEVAVENLDVHSTRVAALRDRLIDGVLAAIDDVDLNGASGAARLPGNSHFTFRGCEGDSLLMLLDAKGIECSTGSACTAGVARPSHVLIAMGADPANARGSLRLSLGHTSTEADVDAALEVLPAAVERARQAALASSGVVE; encoded by the coding sequence ATGACCTCGCACAGGCCGGTCTACCTGGACCATGCCGCCACCACCCCGATGCATCCCGCTGCGATCGAGGCGATGACGGCTGCGCTGGCGACCGTCGGCAACGCCTCGTCGCTGCACGGCACCGGCCGCACCGCGCGCCGGCGGATGGAGGAGTCGCGCGAGACGCTGGCCCGCCTGCTGGGTGCGCGCCCGTCGGAAGTGATCTTCACCGCGGGCGGCACCGAGAGCGACAACCTCGCGGTCAAGGGCATCTACTGGGCGCGCCGTGACGCCGACGCGCGCCGTACCCGCATCATCACTACGCCCGTCGAGCATCACGCGGTGCTCGACGCGGTCGAGTGGCTCGTCGAACACGAGGGCGCCGAGGTCACCTGGCTGCCGGTCGCAGCGGACGGGTCGGTATCGGCCGCCGCGCTGCGCGACGCGCTGCGCGCGCACGACGACGTCGCGCTCGTCACGGTCATGTGGGCCAACAACGAGGTCGGCACGATCATGCCGATCGCCGAGATGGCCGCGGTCGCAGCGGAATTCGACGTGCCGATGCACAGTGACGCCGTTCAGGCCGTCGGCCAGGTCGCCGTCGACTTCGCCGCGAGCGGACTGTCGGCGATGAGCGTCACCGCCCACAAGTTCGGCGGCCCCACCGGAATCGGCGCGCTGCTGCTGCGGCGCGACACCGCGTGCGTGTCGCTGTTGCACGGTGGCGGACAGGAACGCGACGTGCGTTCGGGCACACCGAATGTCGCGGGAGCGGTGGCCATGGCCGCGGCCGCCGAGGTTGCCGTCGAGAACCTCGACGTCCACAGCACCCGCGTGGCGGCGCTGCGTGACCGTCTCATCGACGGCGTGCTGGCGGCCATCGACGATGTCGACCTCAACGGCGCGTCCGGCGCCGCACGGCTTCCCGGAAACTCGCACTTCACCTTCCGAGGTTGCGAGGGTGATTCGCTGTTGATGCTGCTGGACGCCAAGGGCATCGAATGCTCCACGGGGTCGGCGTGCACGGCCGGAGTCGCGCGGCCCTCGCACGTGCTCATCGCGATGGGCGCCGACCCGGCGAACGCCCGCGGTTCGCTGCGGCTGTCGCTGGGGCACACCAGCACCGAAGCCGACGTCGACGCCGCGCTCGAGGTGCTGCCCGCCGCGGTGGAACGCGCCCGGCAGGCCGCGCTGGCCAGTTCGGGGGTCGTCGAGTAA
- a CDS encoding electron transfer flavoprotein subunit alpha/FixB family protein: MAEVLVLVEHAEGALKKVTSELITAARKLGEPSAVVVGAPGTAEPLIDGLKAAGAAKVYVAESDDAENYLITPQVDVLASLVESASPAGVLLSSNADGKEIAGRLAARIGAGVLTDVVDVKDGGVGVHSIFGGAFTVEAESTGEVPVITLRAGSVDAEPTDGAGEVVTVEVPAQAETATKITKREPAVAGDRPELTEATVVVSGGRGVGSAENFKVVEELADSLGGAVGASRAAVDSGYYPGQFQVGQTGKTVSPQLYIALGISGAIQHRAGMQTSKTIIAVNKDEEAPIFEIADLGIVGDLFKVTPQLTEAVKARKG; the protein is encoded by the coding sequence ATGGCTGAAGTACTCGTGCTCGTGGAGCACGCCGAAGGTGCACTGAAGAAGGTCACCTCCGAACTGATCACCGCGGCTCGCAAACTCGGCGAGCCCTCGGCCGTCGTCGTCGGCGCGCCGGGCACCGCCGAGCCGCTCATCGACGGACTGAAGGCCGCCGGCGCGGCCAAGGTTTACGTCGCCGAGTCGGACGACGCGGAGAACTACCTGATCACCCCGCAGGTCGACGTGTTGGCTTCGCTGGTGGAGTCCGCCTCGCCTGCCGGAGTTCTGTTGTCCTCCAACGCCGACGGCAAGGAGATCGCCGGCCGGCTGGCGGCGCGCATCGGTGCCGGTGTGCTCACCGACGTCGTCGACGTCAAGGACGGCGGCGTGGGCGTGCACAGCATCTTCGGTGGCGCGTTCACCGTCGAGGCCGAGTCCACCGGTGAGGTGCCGGTCATCACACTGCGCGCCGGTTCGGTCGACGCCGAGCCGACCGACGGCGCCGGCGAGGTCGTCACCGTCGAGGTGCCCGCGCAGGCCGAGACCGCGACGAAGATCACCAAGCGGGAGCCCGCCGTCGCCGGTGACCGACCGGAGCTGACCGAGGCCACCGTGGTCGTCTCGGGTGGCCGCGGTGTCGGCAGCGCCGAGAACTTCAAGGTCGTCGAGGAGCTGGCCGACTCGCTCGGTGGCGCCGTCGGTGCGTCGCGCGCCGCGGTCGACTCGGGTTACTACCCGGGCCAGTTCCAGGTCGGCCAGACCGGTAAGACGGTGTCGCCGCAGCTGTACATCGCGCTCGGCATCTCCGGCGCCATCCAGCACCGCGCTGGTATGCAGACGTCGAAGACGATCATCGCGGTGAACAAGGACGAAGAGGCGCCGATCTTCGAGATCGCCGACCTCGGCATCGTCGGCGACCTGTTCAAGGTCACCCCGCAGCTGACCGAGGCGGTCAAGGCTCGCAAGGGCTGA
- a CDS encoding electron transfer flavoprotein subunit beta/FixA family protein has translation MTNIVVLIKQVPDTWSERKLSDGDYTLDREAADAVLDEINERAVEEALLIKEREGGDSTVTVLTAGPERATEAIRKALSMGADKAVHLVDDGMHGSDMIQTGWALARALGTIEGTELVIAGNEATDGTGGAVPAIIAEYLGLPQLTHLRKVTVEGGKVTGERETDDGVFTVEASLPAVISVNEKINEPRFPSFKGIMAAKKKEVTKLTLAEIGVEADEVGGPNAGSKVLSSTPKPPKTAGEKVTDEGEGGTKIAEYLVAQKII, from the coding sequence ATGACGAACATCGTGGTCCTGATCAAACAGGTCCCAGACACCTGGTCGGAGCGCAAGCTGTCCGACGGCGACTACACCCTGGACCGGGAGGCCGCCGACGCCGTGCTCGACGAGATCAATGAGCGCGCCGTCGAGGAAGCGCTGCTGATCAAGGAGCGGGAGGGCGGCGACAGCACTGTGACTGTGCTCACAGCCGGCCCCGAGCGCGCCACCGAGGCCATCCGCAAAGCCCTGTCGATGGGCGCCGACAAGGCGGTGCACCTCGTCGACGACGGCATGCACGGCTCCGACATGATCCAGACCGGCTGGGCGCTGGCCCGCGCTCTCGGCACCATCGAGGGCACCGAACTGGTCATCGCCGGCAACGAGGCCACCGACGGCACCGGCGGCGCGGTTCCCGCGATCATCGCCGAGTACCTGGGCCTGCCGCAGCTGACGCACCTGCGCAAGGTGACCGTCGAGGGCGGCAAGGTCACCGGCGAGCGCGAGACCGACGACGGTGTGTTCACCGTCGAGGCGTCGCTGCCCGCCGTGATCAGCGTGAACGAGAAGATCAACGAGCCGCGCTTCCCGTCCTTCAAGGGCATCATGGCCGCCAAGAAGAAGGAAGTCACCAAGCTCACGCTCGCCGAGATCGGTGTCGAGGCCGACGAGGTCGGCGGCCCCAACGCCGGGTCGAAGGTGCTGTCGTCGACCCCGAAGCCGCCGAAGACCGCGGGCGAGAAGGTCACCGACGAGGGCGAGGGCGGCACGAAGATCGCCGAGTACCTGGTCGCTCAGAAGATCATCTAA
- a CDS encoding SDR family oxidoreductase, with product MNVTVIGATGLIGSKVVPLLTDGGHTVVAASRRTGADVVTGAGLADALAGAEVLIDVTNSPSFEDGPVMEFFTTSTTNLVRAAGEAGVRHYVALSIVGADGLPESGYMRAKVKQETIVRESGLPYTVVRATQFHEFAEAIVASLRVGDEVHAPDANIQPIAANDVAAEVARAAVGPARNGHLEVGGPDTMSFADLARAVMQANGEDRPVVVTSEATYFGTPVDAHSLVTGDGAVIAATRITDWMARQ from the coding sequence ATGAACGTCACAGTGATCGGCGCAACCGGTCTCATCGGCTCGAAGGTGGTGCCGCTGCTCACCGACGGCGGCCATACCGTCGTCGCCGCGTCACGTCGCACCGGCGCGGACGTGGTGACCGGCGCCGGGTTGGCCGACGCGCTCGCCGGCGCCGAGGTCCTCATCGACGTCACGAATTCGCCGTCGTTCGAGGACGGCCCGGTGATGGAGTTCTTCACCACCTCGACGACGAACCTCGTGCGCGCGGCCGGCGAGGCGGGGGTGCGTCACTATGTCGCGCTGTCGATCGTCGGGGCCGACGGCCTGCCCGAGAGCGGCTATATGCGCGCCAAGGTGAAGCAGGAGACGATCGTGCGCGAATCCGGGCTGCCCTACACCGTGGTCCGCGCGACGCAGTTCCATGAATTCGCCGAGGCCATCGTCGCCTCGCTGCGGGTCGGCGACGAGGTGCACGCGCCCGACGCGAACATCCAGCCGATCGCGGCCAACGACGTCGCCGCCGAGGTCGCCCGAGCCGCGGTCGGGCCGGCGCGCAACGGCCACCTCGAAGTCGGAGGGCCGGACACGATGTCGTTCGCCGACCTGGCCCGCGCGGTGATGCAAGCGAACGGCGAAGACCGCCCCGTCGTGGTCACCTCTGAGGCAACCTATTTCGGCACACCCGTCGACGCGCACAGCCTCGTCACCGGTGACGGCGCGGTGATCGCCGCCACCCGCATCACCGACTGGATGGCCCGGCAGTGA
- a CDS encoding lysophospholipid acyltransferase family protein, with the protein MTPWVPQAGCDESCVTAAAEDVGRRLAVTLRAAVRVSAALVLLAMAPVLAVPAPGRGRLQRGYCRLMLRCLGIRMTVSGGPVRNLSGVLVVSRHVSWVDIFVIGAVLPGRFVAKSDLISWPGFGLLARLMKVIPIERNNLRRLPAVVADVARGLRAGQTIVAFPEGTTYCGLAYGRFRPAMFQAAVEAGRPVQPLRLSYHRRDGRPSTVAAYVGDDTLAASIRRLVCTRRTQVRVQVESLQLPGTDRRELAARCENAVQGQSAPAPSGHLLAA; encoded by the coding sequence ATCACCCCCTGGGTGCCGCAGGCCGGGTGCGACGAGAGTTGCGTCACAGCCGCCGCCGAGGACGTCGGCCGACGGCTGGCCGTCACGCTGCGCGCCGCGGTCCGCGTGAGCGCCGCGCTGGTGCTGCTGGCGATGGCGCCCGTGCTGGCCGTCCCCGCGCCGGGCCGCGGCCGCCTGCAACGCGGCTACTGCCGGCTCATGCTGCGCTGCCTGGGGATTCGCATGACGGTCAGCGGCGGCCCGGTCCGCAACCTGAGCGGAGTCCTGGTGGTCAGCAGGCACGTCTCATGGGTGGACATCTTCGTCATCGGCGCGGTGCTGCCCGGCCGGTTTGTCGCCAAGTCCGACCTGATCAGCTGGCCCGGATTCGGCCTGCTCGCCCGGTTGATGAAGGTGATCCCGATCGAACGGAACAACCTGCGCCGACTCCCCGCCGTGGTGGCCGACGTCGCGCGCGGTCTGCGGGCCGGGCAGACGATCGTCGCGTTCCCCGAGGGCACCACGTACTGCGGGCTGGCCTACGGTCGGTTCCGGCCGGCGATGTTCCAGGCGGCCGTCGAGGCGGGCAGGCCGGTCCAGCCGCTGCGGCTGAGCTATCACCGCCGCGACGGCAGGCCGTCGACGGTGGCGGCCTACGTCGGCGACGACACGCTGGCGGCGTCCATCCGGCGGCTGGTGTGCACGCGGCGGACGCAGGTCCGGGTGCAGGTCGAATCGCTGCAGCTGCCCGGGACCGACCGCCGCGAGCTCGCCGCCCGCTGCGAGAACGCTGTGCAGGGCCAGAGCGCACCGGCGCCGAGCGGCCACCTGCTCGCGGCCTGA